The window CAGGTTTCACCTTCATGAATCCTAAAGAAAAGAACCACAGCAGGttctgcttttgtctttttacagtaATTATGTATGTTTTctccacagaaaaacacaatattgtgcttttttgttgAACTTTTCCATTCTGAATTTCAATCGAAAagcattttaatcaaatgtgcaaaaaacacataaattctTGAATAAATGTCACCTCACAGCAGATGAAAGAAAGTCAGTTTCTCCTGTAGAACAGCAAACAATCATGTTTGTCAATGTTTGGATTGTGACATAATATTCTGATTGAACCTGAACTGATTATCTAAATAAGGGGAAACTTCTGCTTTTTCAAATCAGTCCAGCTCACAGATGTTTGGGTTTCACAGTTTGCAGCTCCTTAACTGTCTgtgcacacataaaaaaaacaatgcctgacatttaaaaacagaaatgaacaaaaataaacatttcagaaacatttgCATAAAGTTTGACAGGCTTTAACACAATAACTAAGTTATTATTTGATGTGTTGATGCTTCTGTTTGAGTCTCTTTCTGATTCCAAAAACGCAAACATTTCTATAGATTATTGTCACTATAAGAAGCTCTGATGAGTTTCacacagaaatacatttataaacatgtttataaaaGATTAATGATAGAAAATAGAAAGCAAACATGTTTACCAGCAGGAGAAAAGAATAAACAgttcaaactaaagttttttgtctcttttcttcaCCACAAACCTCACAGTAAGATCGGGAATGAGAACGATTTTACCTGTCAGTTGCTTCACTTCCGCCCCGTCACTGAAGGTGAGGCGCGCGGGAGCCTGAGACACCTGCGCGGACTTTGGGCTTTAagctctcagccaatcacagaggAGCTCCCCCCTTAAGACGCGCGTGACCGGCCAACACCTGCGCTCTGTTTATTTCGAGTCCAAACGTCAGCAAACCGTCATTTCTTTATGAGTCTTGACATTTGGGATTGGATACATCAAAATCAGAAGTTTACTTCAACCTATTTCggaattatttgatttttcaaaagattttatAACAAAACTGAttcttattttggaaaaattctATATCCACAAATGTAAATACTCAGGTAGAAAACCATGTTTTGATGCGTTCATGTGTGAATTTAAACTCTGCATCAATGGTATCGTTTATTTAAATGACCAAAAAGCTGTAAAGACACTGTCAGTCTGTGATATGTTTCATATTGTAGcctttatcattatttttgttctatactcctttttttctattgatttaTCTATATTCCTGTTcatcaaaatgttcaataaagcttgtttaaaaaaatccaactaaattcattttcattacTTAATAAGTATTTATGCATGTTTTCCATATcgttctttctttaaaaaatatatacttgcattttctttcattaaaaactgtCTATTCTTTAATGCCTGCAAAAGTCTAAGTTTCATTCCTTTTTAGCCCCTCCCACTGCGGTTGGATGAACCAGAAGTCCGTGCAGGTTTGGGGGCGAGCCGCCTCCTGCCCTCCTTCCAGAACCAGCAGGATGCAGGTCTGGACCCTGAACGCTCAAATCCTATTAGGACAGAGAACCTGAAATAGCAAGAGGTGTAATCCACCAGAAGCGGTTTTCTTAATGCAGAGTTCACTTTCCTGCTGATCGAGAAAACTGCTCCTCAGACGCCAACGAAGCAAAATCACTGCAATCAACAGAGACTAGAAACTTTAAGGAATAAAGAAAATCACAGAAATCACAGttgaagcttttattgtgacaacactgaaaataaaagtcaagtAAACCCAGTTCTTCCAAAGTTTTCCTGTGCTGTGacattcattttgaaaatgtaaggTTCatgtaaccctttaaccccggagctccagtgtttatgttctttgatttactgtaacttttcagccgttaacacgatcattccagtcgagccgcttttctccttcacaatctactggagtgatcgtgttaacggttgaaaagttacagtttgtgaaagattttgtgtttaagcgtcactggtgttaaagggttaaaaaaataataaaaaaactcatattttatcTTAATCCAAGACTAAACATTTAGTGCTAAAACATAATTAATCAAAAGCAAATGTTAAGTAGTGTTTGTTAAAATGacctttttatttgttctacCTCCttaaaaatgagacaaagaACATTTCTATCAATGTTTTTGTCCCagataaagcataaaaacaggAGTTTCTGTCATTCACTATGACAGGAGGAAAGGAAATGAATGTAAGATAAAAGGAAAGTGTTGACAGGACTTCCTCCACCTGTGAACGATTTCTGATGTGCCAGAAGATAAAGGTTAAAAAGACACTCCTTTGAACTCAGAGTGGGCGTCAGCGCGTctttaaatgagacaaaaacaaaaaaactttatgcaGACGAGCCGTCTAGAGAACAAGCTGAAGGAAGCGCCCTGCGTTTGGTCACGTTTACCACGACAGATCTCGATATCGCTTCTATTAGGAATACactttaaaagttctttaagtttaaagggtaaccaaacagggcaggtggaggctgactccattatCAGCCCcaaaaggggggcggggctagtggagtTAGACTGAGCtgcagaggtgtggcttggatctatgattgactgttAGGTTAGCTTTATGCAACGTAtatcttcaatatggagagtggtaccagGCAAAGTGATGGAAGTTTTCCCACAGAACTTTCTggggaggttgaggatttttcgcCTCCTGACGTAAAACTTCCGGGACTTAAGTTGACCaaccacaaaattcaactgtaatacttagttttaagctgtagggggcagcacaagttttgactatattttcaggaattcaacaagtttatttaaattataatttagggtttggttaccatttaatgacatttaaagGTTTACTCTGCAGGAAATGTGAAAGGTACAGATATCcttttaaatgataaagaagagttttacatttttcttagatTATCTggactttactttttattataactcCAACCTTAATTTAAATTGCCCAATTCATTCTGAATTAAGTCATAAATGGCACATTTTATAcaaagtcaaaaaaataaaaatcacacaaaagaaaagaaagaaagagcgAGCTACAAACCAGACTCCCTCAGCATCAATAACAGTCATCCTTTGTGTTGCATTAAGACAACAGTGAATGGGATCACACTACAGTGCAAATAATTCTTAGCGGCTGTTTTGAACTCTTTGGAGAACCGAACAGAACCGGCCCGTCGAGCTTTTCTACTCAGGAGGTCGACGGCTCACATAAAAAGAGAGAGATCTCTGCAGGTCAAAACAAATCCTGAGAACTATTTGCATATGTTTTGACCCCGTTTAAGAAACCCTAAAGACAGAGAGGGTGGGTTTATTGAACGCCGTCGGGAAGGTTTGAGACTCCCGGCACTTCCGGCGGTTTAATACTGAACAGACGTTTCCACGGATGTCACAGGGTGATGTGAGGTAGAGGATCACACGAGCGGACAGACCCACGGAGAAGCCACGCCTGCGGCACAAAGTTGGGAGGCGGAGTCTCACACTTCACCAAAATTAGTGTGGCCCGTCTCCTTGGCGTGCTCGCGGGCCTCCTTTTGTCCCACCAGGCCAGTCTGGCACACCATGCAGCGCAGCGCGAAGCGGTTAACGTCCGTGAACTGCCGCTTGCGGCGAGCTTCATCGGCTAACTCGAGGGCCTGGGCCAGGATGACGTCGTCTGTGGTGGAGAAGACAGTCTGAGGCGGGCTGTCGGAGCCGGGGACCTCCTTATGCAGCGGGTCGTAGTGGATGCCGTCGTAGATGAGCAGCACGCGTTTGTGGTAGCCGGCGTCCTCCCCGAATCTGTCCACCCGCACGGTCTGAGTGTCCACCACGCAGATCTCACACTGGTAAAACTTGGACAGTATGGAGACCTCGATGGCCCCGCCCCAGGTGTCGTCCCGGCGGATCCAGGCGCAGTAGTCCTCGTTGGTTTTCCCCAGCACGGCCTCGCAGTACGCCGCAGGGTCACTCGACACGATCTGGGCGATGAGGCCGCGCATCTCAGGTGCGCAGGCGGGGTCGTACACGCCCCCCTCCACCACGTAGTACACACTGGTGAAGAGGCAGGAGTTGTCCGCCGGGACGACACGGCGTGCCAGCACAGGGGAGGCTtccaggggcggagctttcaCGGCGGGTTGGTCGAGCGGCTTGGGCTTGTTCTTCTCTTCCTCCACAATGAGGGTGTCTCCTGAGGACACGATGACAGTCACACACTGGATTATTATGGTATGTAGGGACATACTCCCCATCACCAGATCACCACGACTGTACAGTGACTGAAACTACAACTAAAAGTGTTCAActtcaaaacatgaaaatgaatttGGATTTTAACGAGTCACAGCTTTGGCGTCGATTCCTTTAACTCCATTATTTGTAAGGCTGGGTTCATAGAATCCATTAATCGATCtaagatcaataatcgatccataaaagtagagatcgatctggCACATAATGCTacagtctgctagcttgatgctaacatataatgggatttcacataggacggctaacgctAACGCTTGGTTGACCAACAAACATACACtggtgactaaatgaacatctttataaactcacagacaagaattttactctttaaaggatgcattttttaaagtaactatttgtggtctaaaacattttttttttgcctcatattttcttcttcttctttaataaagtgtaatgctatagtgtgatctccacctagtgtccaaactgaaacgtcctccaggagaaacagaacaatgtttccaatgttaatgatctgaacattttagttagaacttctcctttagagaatccatgtaacactggatgatattaacaatctcattatttcactgatacatttacagtatgtgaactggatcagattaatataaatatattcaaaacatatagtagattattaatgtatttctaaacaaatgtatataaatgtgtaaactcaaaattgaattgaatcaaattatattgagaggatcgaaagaatagaaaaaaatctgaatcaaattgatccaggctctggtgaatcgaatcaaatctggaaattattggcaatACCCAGCcttaattatttactttttaacagTACTGCACAGCTGTAGTTGGTCtttgtgatcattttaatttttcagatacaagtttaaaaagctttaaatttgaaACCATCACATATAACTACTAAAACGTCACCATATCCTTCAGCTCTAGAAAAGGACCAAACAGATGTGAAACAAATGAACCGGACCGGCGGTACCGCTCGTCTCTGCCGTACCTGATTTGATGGGGTAGTCTTTGAGGTGGGCGTCTCCATTTCGAAGATCAAGGCTGGATGGGGGGTAACCAACCATGATTTTCTGTACATCACAAGGAATCCCCGTCAGCTCCTCCACCTTAGACTTAAGCTCCTGCACGCAGGACTGGTGAGTCAAACCATGCATTATGTGGCTCCCATTTTTGGTCTTGCAACGAAGGCGCAACATCCTACCtaaaaaacatgcaattttaaatctgaaatgaaTTCCAGGACTTGAGCAGACGGACTGAGCTTCAGTACAACACTTCAGAGGACAGAGAACGTTCAGAACCCCAACCTGAAaacttttctgtgtgaaaagACCCCTAAATAATCAAAAAGGACATTTGAATTCAGCTGAATGAAAAGGATTTCGTTCAATAATTCCTTTAGCTAGAGACAGAACTTTTAACATGGGAAGAAACAATACCACAATTCTACACAGTCAGATTCTTGGTGATTGAAGGCTTGAATACACAGAAATACATGCAAATACGTTCAACACTATGGAGTAAAATAACTGTCAAAATGAAACAGACACTCATTGATAAAGCTGTacaaaacttaacaaaaaatatatttataaacagCATGTCaggataagtcgactaatcgactgttaaaaaGTCAACGACTGATTTAATAGTCatttagtcgttactttatatcataaaaagtcagattgtagtaaagttgaaagttataatagcattctgctagctatttggattattttggcatttgttaatctttttaagtctattttagCTAAgggtttagcttatatttcagctacctaTTATGGctaattcaggtttttttcccgttttttaagctatttttgagtttagctaatatttcagctacatgctagtttaTGTTGCtaacttttgcctttttttacttttttgggctgttttgaaatttggttaataattcagctacatgctagctgttttggctaactttagcttttttttgttttttaggctattttgaaatttaacaaatattttagctggctgtcagcttcagtgttttcagccatcagcttcagtgtttttagttatcaatttcagcatcttcagcgtccaaattcagcttacagcattcacactagcattatcacaggtaatgttatattatctagtttgtagttagtttaaaccttatgatggtttagatgtgtgctttacatccagtttgcgcatgacccgattagtcgactattaaaataatggtttgtggcagcactaatgggGAACAGGCATAAATATCGAGCCACAAAACACAGATCCAGCAACATGCAGTGGATACTaaggatctttttttcttttttaccgcattttcttttcctaaaatattttgCTGGCACGTGGAAAGAGTTGTTTCATTTTAGATTTATCTACAAATGCggtttaattgtatttttgttcataaaGCTGTACTATATTGGTCCTGTCAATGCTTTGACATCAAAGCTGGAAATGATTTGTTCTGATCAATAATCTAcattaacaaaatattaattaagtgttgcttaaaaaataaaaaataccctATGAAGCATGTAAACCGTTCACTCCAATGTGACGGTCTCTTCAATCTGACGTGTTGCTGTGGTAGAGTGTGAGTGCAAAGTTTGAGGAGTAGATATTTCATTACTTGATACATACGAATGTGAtgaattttttacattaatttaacGTGGGAAGTTTTGTATTCAACACCaagaaaaatcatatttataacAAACATAAAACTGAATGTATTCACATTTGGACAGTTATGTTACTCCATATATTACTATGAATTCCAGTTTTGTAATCCCAGTGTTGTAAACATGAACTTGTCAGATGTTGCTTAACTGTTGCACGGACGGCAGAACAGGATTTACGGCTCTGATCTGACAGACTCTTATTTTGTAGGAAAGGCATGATTTTGTTAACACTTTTTGCAGTTGCATGTAGGTTTTTCTAGTCAATCTTTGGGTATTTATGGTACAAACTGCGTAGCTACAGTTCTGAAATTGTACAGATgtcctttttctgtttcttttggaTCTTTAGCGTCtcatctcttttttaaaaaaatgtaccaacAGCAGgtgggtttttattttagggTACAGCTATATTCCAGTAGTCATTGAAAGCTGgtgttcattttctttctcatcGTGCACAGATTCGCAGCTTCACTCTGTCAAACACACCTAGCTCAGGTATTCAGGGGTAGGTAGGATGAGGACGACAACATAAGCAGAACTTAATCCATTAGAAACTGCgactggacacacctgatgCAAAAATTTGATGAATACTATCAACTTGTTGAAACTCTTCTGTGTTTGAGAGAATAATAATCATGACAAACCTTTGCATAACAATCTAAAGTATTAGGGATttgtttttaggacattttattctacatttaaaatcaaagtgACTCATTACAGACAGTGATATTCCCATATctctattatttttaaagatcaaCCTTACATCAAGAACAGCTGAATATGATGCTTAAGTACATTCTGAATTAATGAATGAGAACTACAGtcagtttgatcatttttgtgatTAAGGAgctctttcacaataaaagtctttcaAAGTTTAGTCTAAATGCAGCAGAACTGAAGCCCGTTTTAGTCTGCTGCTGATCCTTTAGGGAGGCTAATGCTAAATGCTCTCCAAGAACACACAACAACCTGCTGGAAGCTGCATCACAATGAAgctaacaaacacacaacaatcGAACTGCTGACGATGAAAAGTGCCGTGAAATCCGTGACAGCAGCAGGATTTGCAGCTCTTTGTTCCGACATCTTTCTGATGGTTAAGCTAGGCTAACAGACAACAGTTTAGCGCTACAATTCAGCTTCTTAACGATTCAAATGATGTTTTATGTTAAACTAACATAAGTTCATCAgacttaaataaatacaagaatacacGTTGGTTTGTTTGGTAAAAGAAAATCCTCATTAAAGCGATCCTGACACTTTAGGAGCTAGCGTTAGCTGGCTAACCGACATCAACCCAACAGTTTCAGCTCCCTAagtatttaaaattaagtttaaaaaataattaacttttccattttatttcgCAGACATTGAACAAACCACGTTGTTGTGTTGACTTACCTAACGCTGACTGGAGTCCTGCCTCAAACAATAAACGTTTATTGAGGGGGGCTAATAATAGTTTACGTCATGACGTCATGCCGTAAACTACTGTTCTTGGTGAACTTTTTTGAGTAACTTTATTGAACAGAGTTAATTTACAAGAGAACATTTGATCAattctttgttttacattttaataataagtAACCTATACAACAAAATGCTTTGATAATTTTACCATTATACATTATTTcatgaaaactgtatttaaatgtCATCAGTTTGACCATTTCTAGTtctgtcaaaaatataattttattaaaaaaatcagtttatgcTAAAGTCATCAAAGCTATTCATTTGGAATATATTCATTTAATAAAAGGTAGACTATTATATCAAACCATGACACCACAATTATCATCATTATTAATACAAAGTATCCCAATATGGgatcaaaaataatcaattaataaGAACAACCTTgaaggacaatattttcactggaaaacctaataaaaataacattttgcatGTTGATCAGGATATGgtgaataaattaactttttatctacatttcccattttttcctaaagttaaagaaacttattttaaaatactaaatgaTATTTATCTGTCTAAAGAACTTTTATGATTAcagtttaatataaattatgacAAATATACATTCTGTGAAAAGGAAATTGAAACCGCAcaacatttatttgacttttgtcCCCAAATTCAAATAATTTGGAAACAGTTACATAACTGGCTGAGAaatatttttccacaacaaccaacattttctttaaataccaTCATAATTGGTATcatataagaaaataaattagaagaaaTCTGCTTGAATATAATACTCTGTCTTTCTAAATTCAACatacacaaatataaatatatgaaaatccCCCCacaatttagaatatttataaacaaattgaAGTTATATTTGAAATCCCTGAAGCTccttaagaaacaaaaataaaaacaatatatattgaACAAAAAACTTGCACTATCTACCTATAGTTTTGTCATCTTTTACTGTTTGCCCCACTTTGCTCagatctattttattattaatttttcttattcagaaatttcattttttttcatttacacatCAAATTAATGCAACATTCCAGCATCACTCCAAAATATCTTCataaaattaacaaacaaacaaattatcTCCCCTTGTGATCCAGAAAATGCATAAGACTGGTCCAGCAAGGAGCAAGGAGTTGCTATAGCAACTGCAAGTTTTGGCAAAGCAACCATAATATATAAAAGCCAAAATCAAAttctttatctaaaaaaatgttcagtgcACACTTTTATTATATGTCATCAATTTCCATTTAATGTTTTACccattgttttgtgtgtgtgtgtgtgtgtgttaagatgtgaccattgactgtaaaaaatattctactttatatttctttatatttgttcttacatacagtcaatggatgtgACACAAAAGCCACTGAAAACAGTTGGTGATGCATGCAGTAGCAGTGTGTCAACAGAGAGGGCGCATGTGAGTTTCCttttgttcttcatttgttactaataaagtttattcaataaGAACCCACATTTTCGCTTTGCTTTAACTGACTGTAAAAATCACGAATTTGACAATAATGTGTttacaatgtttacatgttaactatttgtttacacaaaaaatgacaattgtATCACTTTCACATACACAGGTCTCACCGCTGAGTATAGCCATctatctttctttttaaatattacttcattttcatattatttaaaaaatgagtgtTTTTGTTGCCCTTTTCCAGCCTTAAGAACCTCAAAAATCCTGCGCACGTCCCTGGCCAGAGGGGTTATTTAAGTGAATACATAAACTGATTGAGGAAAATCGAACTATTTTGGGAGCCTCTCTGTGATGCTCAGATGATCCTCAGTGGGATTTTGTTTGTGTCTCATTGAACTCGTTtgtcttttgtttcatttagcaGATGTGCAAAAGCATAGTTCTGCTTCAC is drawn from Oryzias melastigma strain HK-1 linkage group LG5, ASM292280v2, whole genome shotgun sequence and contains these coding sequences:
- the yod1 gene encoding ubiquitin thioesterase OTU1, with the protein product MLRLRCKTKNGSHIMHGLTHQSCVQELKSKVEELTGIPCDVQKIMVGYPPSSLDLRNGDAHLKDYPIKSGDTLIVEEEKNKPKPLDQPAVKAPPLEASPVLARRVVPADNSCLFTSVYYVVEGGVYDPACAPEMRGLIAQIVSSDPAAYCEAVLGKTNEDYCAWIRRDDTWGGAIEVSILSKFYQCEICVVDTQTVRVDRFGEDAGYHKRVLLIYDGIHYDPLHKEVPGSDSPPQTVFSTTDDVILAQALELADEARRKRQFTDVNRFALRCMVCQTGLVGQKEAREHAKETGHTNFGEV